The genomic interval TGTCCGTTTTCTCTTGTTTTTCCGTCTTGGACTGCTTCGCAATCGGCTTTATCAGTCTTATTGGATTAGGCACCATGTTTGGTTTGCGTGGTTTGCGTTTGTAGTCGCCACGAGCGAATGCCTTGCTGTACTGGAGATGCCACGTGAGTCGAACTTGAGCCTCTTTGTTGATCGATTCTTTCCAGAAATTCTGGGTTTGAGTGTCAAAGCTCATTTCTCGCGCCATCCTTTCCTGACATCAATATACTGACGACAGTAGAGGCTGGCTGCGAGTCGAGGCTGCAACGAACGGTTGCTACGATAGAGATTAGACCACGCCCACGATTGAACTACCAATCAGTATTAGATATTAAATCACGTGATTTACTATTTTTTAATAAAACAATGATCCGTAGCTAGGATAGAAATTAGACCTCCTCACAATTAAGCCACTAATCTGTACTAAAATATTAAATCATGCGACTTActatttttaaataaaaacaaaccgTTGCTACGATAGAGATTAGACCACGCCCACCATTAAATCACGTGAATCGCCCTAGCTAACAACTTCGTTTCTTGCGCGTCGATTCGAATGTCGGTCTGGAAGAGCGTCATGTCCGTGTCGTTCCATAGCCACGGCATTCGTAGACAATGGGAATCCGTCGCAGCTAATACAATCTGCGTTAGTGCCGGTTTCAAAGGCGCCTATCTATTCGATCAGGGCAGAGCGGACGCTGAAACTATCCTGGCATTCCTCAGAACTGCCAAACAAGCTGGTCTCATTACACACTTAGACATACTGGACATTGATCATGACAGTCTGTTCAtaacacgtagacagacactGATGACTCAATGTGTCTGTGACCAGAGAGACTGCTTCAGGCGCATCTCGTTTATTGATGTTTCTCCTCATCGAGAGCATCCCTGCTTTGTGTCCGACGGTGAGAGAAGAATGATAATACAACAGCTTGGTGTCTTGACTGACAACCTACTTAGTGCATTATCGAGTGGATCATACATCTTGCCTAAGACAATTGCAGTCAAATCACATCCCGATTTACCTCTCTGTGTCTTATTTGGTTATCTACTTGGATATCCTATTATTTACTGGACGGACAACGTCGACCCGTGCGCCTCCAATTGTTTGGGAATGGTTTCTTTGAGGAGACACACAGCCGTCAtgtctagtagagagttgaGAGAGCAAATCGTATCGTCTTTCAGTTTGCCTGAGAACCTGTGTGTTGGTGTTGAGTGTCACGTGGCCAAATGGAAGGAACAGTTTGCTGTGGATTGTTTGGATGCAAAATGTGGTGACTTCTCGTTTACGTTTAGTGAGCAGTCTTTCGTCTTCCCACAAGTTGCTTTGTGATGCCATGCCAACAGGAAGCCATTCTTAATTTAGGGGATGGGTGAGTCTTTTCAACCACAATCACATTGAAGTTATGGTGAGATGGCCAAGCTCAAGATTGAACTTGCGGCCATTATGAAACCAAAAAATCTGGGACATCAGTTGGAAAGGGTCTTTTACCAAAAGTCAGTTATGGTTGATATATACTAAGACTATCAATGTAATCAGGGAAATGTTGTTGTGATGCTTtccatatttaattaatgatgacTCTCTGTAATAataactggtgtgtgtgtgtgtgtgtgtgtgtgtgtgt from Corticium candelabrum chromosome 22, ooCorCand1.1, whole genome shotgun sequence carries:
- the LOC134197113 gene encoding UPF0739 protein C1orf74 homolog; this encodes MSVWKSVMSVSFHSHGIRRQWESVAANTICVSAGFKGAYLFDQGRADAETILAFLRTAKQAGLITHLDILDIDHDSLFITRRQTLMTQCVCDQRDCFRRISFIDVSPHREHPCFVSDGERRMIIQQLGVLTDNLLSALSSGSYILPKTIAVKSHPDLPLCVLFGYLLGYPIIYWTDNVDPCASNCLGMVSLRRHTAVMSSRELREQIVSSFSLPENLCVGVECHVAKWKEQFAVDCLDAKCGDFSFTFSEQSFVFPQVAL